In Zingiber officinale cultivar Zhangliang chromosome 8B, Zo_v1.1, whole genome shotgun sequence, a single genomic region encodes these proteins:
- the LOC122016113 gene encoding methylesterase 1-like, which yields MADARSNRSHHIVFVHGVSHGAWCWYKLISLLRSAGHRVTALDLAASGIDERRFSDLRNFADYNQPLIDLLAALPQGDRVVLVGHSLGGLNIAFAMDRFPHKVAVGVFVTAFLPDTVHPPSFVYNKVHLEDPTLPLWLDTQFGTVGDKENGPLSMVFGPKFVSLLYNRSPPEDFALAMTLLRPSSLFAKELESSSPLSASGYGSVAKVFVVCEKDEVLQASFQRWMIENNPVNEVRVIEEADHMAMMSTPEKLSQFISEIADKYASFINE from the exons ATGGCAGACGCCAGAAGCAACCGCAGCCACCACATCGTCTTCGTTCACGGCGTCTCCCACGGCGCCTGGTGCTGGTACAAGCTCATCTCCCTTCTCCGCTCCGCCGGGCACCGAGTCACCGCGCTTGATCTCGCCGCTTCCGGCATCGACGAGCGCCGCTTCTCCGACCTCAGGAACTTCGCCGACTACAACCAGCCCCTGATCGACCTCCTGGCCGCGCTACCCCAGGGCGATCGCGTCGTCCTCGTCGGCCACAGCCTTGGGGGTCTCAACATCGCCTTCGCCATGGACAGGTTCCCACACAAGGTCGCCGTCGGCGTCTTCGTCACTGCCTTCTTGCCCGACACCGTTCATCCTCCCTCGTTCGTCTATAACAAG GTCCATCTGGAAGATCCGACCTTGCCGCTTTGGTTGGATACCCAATTCGGCACGGTCGGGGACAAGGAGAACGGCCCTCTGTCGATGGTGTTCGGCCCCAAGTTCGTGTCCCTCCTTTACAATCGCTCACCGCCGGAG GATTTTGCCTTGGCCATGACGCTTTTGAGGCCGTCTTCCCTGTTCGCGAAGGAACTGGAGTCGTCGTCGCCGCTCTCGGCGTCGGGGTATGGCTCGGTGGCTAAGGTGTTCGTCGTGTGCGagaaggacgaggtgctgcaggcGAGCTTCCAACGGTGGATGATCGAGAACAACCCGGTGAACGAGGTGAGGGTGATCGAGGAGGCCGACCACATGGCGATGATGTCGACGCCGGAGAAGCTGAGCCAGTTCATCTCGGAGATCGCCGACAAGTACGCTAGCTTCATAAATGAATAA